GTTTCTGCCCGTAGTGAACGCTGCCGAGGATCCAATCGCCTTGTTCCAGCACCTCGTCGGGTAAATCCATTCCGCCCGATTCCAGGATATCGCACTCGATCCCTTTCAAAATCACCAACCGACCTTCGTAATCCTTGCGAACCTCGTCGATGATCTCCCACTGTTTCAGCAACCGTTCGCTGTCCAGTCCACCCGCCATTGAAACGCGTTTGCTGTGGTCGGTAATCGCGATGTATTTCAAGCCTCGCTCAATGGCCGCGTCTGCCATCTCAGCGATCGTGTTCTGTCCATCGGTCGCGGAGGTGTGCATGTGCAGATCACCCAGCACATCGTCGGTTTCGATCAACGACGGCAATGCGTCCTCGGCAGCCCATTGGAATTCGTGTCGGTCCTCTCGAAGCTCCGGTGCAATCCATGGTAAACCGATCGATTGATACACCTCCTCTTCGGAAGCTCCCGCGACGCGAGTTTCATCGTCCAATCGAAAGACACCGTATTCGTTGATCTTGTAACCGTGCTCTTTCGCCAGCCGTCGGACGTGAATGTTGTGGGCTTGGCTGCCGGTGAAATATTGCAGTGCCGCGCCAAATTCGGATGCCTCCACCAAACGCATGTCGACTTGAAAGGCTTTCCCAACGCGAATTGACATCTTTGTGTCGCCGCGGCCGATGATCGAAACCAAGCCGGGGAAAGCCGCCAAATGATCCATCGCGGCTTCGCGGTCGCTCGCCACCGCCAGCAGATCCAAGTCGCCCACCGTGTCGCGTCCGCGCCGGTAACTGCCCGCCCATTCCATCTGTTCGATCGCTTCGCACGTTTGCATGTGCTTGGTGATCTCACGAGTCAGTTCGTCGGCCTTGGACCAATAGATTCGCTCCGAAGCGGCTTTCGCGATCGCCAGCCCA
This genomic window from Rhodopirellula halodulae contains:
- the polX gene encoding DNA polymerase/3'-5' exonuclease PolX; protein product: MDNAAVAAVFEELAELLEFRGENPFRIRAYQNGARAIRDLDEPIANLAKDPSQDLSKLSGIGKTIAEKIQVLLDTGSLPQLEELREAVPEIVIQMSRIPGLGAKKASKLREELQIESLDDLAAACREGRVAGLKGFGKKTEASILDGLAIAKAASERIYWSKADELTREITKHMQTCEAIEQMEWAGSYRRGRDTVGDLDLLAVASDREAAMDHLAAFPGLVSIIGRGDTKMSIRVGKAFQVDMRLVEASEFGAALQYFTGSQAHNIHVRRLAKEHGYKINEYGVFRLDDETRVAGASEEEVYQSIGLPWIAPELREDRHEFQWAAEDALPSLIETDDVLGDLHMHTSATDGQNTIAEMADAAIERGLKYIAITDHSKRVSMAGGLDSERLLKQWEIIDEVRKDYEGRLVILKGIECDILESGGMDLPDEVLEQGDWILGSVHYGQKQPRDQITDRILGAIENPHVDCIAHPTGRILNRREAYDVDMDAVMQAAKENGKFLELNANPARLDLNDVHLAAAKKRGISIVINTDAHVTDGLWVMRYGIRQARRGGLTAADVANTLPYEAFAKRLAAVGG